The genomic window TTGTTttaactgtaaattcactcatctctattagtaaccTCGTTTCCCATGAAGATGGCTGCATTTTGGAGACACAAAAGCAACAAAAGTGAAAGTCAACTAGGAAATCCAAATAGTGGGggaaagaaaatattactttactgaaagagtagtagatgcttggaatgaactaccagcagatgtggttggtaaatctacaataactgaatgtaaacctgcctgggataaacatttatctatcctaagataataagaaagaaaatacttaaagggcagactagatggatcaggtggtctttttctgccgacaatcttctatgtttttatagaTTTTCAAATTTATTTATTGATGGTTTACAAGATGCTCCAAAACAAGAGAAATAATCAGATTACAAAAAGACTCAAAAACTATTTCTACAATTTCCCATTTTGTTTATTAAATACATTCCATTtcaaaaaatgtattcaaatctTTCAATTTTGAACATGACAACCCATCCATTggtatttctatttttatatttactatataaataaaatatatctcTACAATAtgctataaataataaaaacattaaagtCCAGTCTTGTCATCTCATGTCTTCATGGATCATTTCCATTGCATACGATGTACATCCCATTTTATGTTCTGTGATTCCTCCTAATGATTCAGTCTGAAAGAATAATAATACAATTAAGTACAAATATAGTGACATCTGGCATATAAATGACATATTAAAAGAGATTATCAATAGCTCTCTCCCTCTCTGTTTAATTGGTGTTAAAATGTCACTATTTAGGCTGCATgagcacactatgggggagatttatcaaaccagtgtaaagtagaattgtcttagttgcccctagaaaccaatcagattccacctttcattttttaaagaatctgtaaggaatgaaagatggaatctgattggttgctaggggcaactgagccaattctactttacaccagtctcacaaatctcccccattatgttttttttcctgccgtgtggtgctgtttttttgcaCAGTCATCATTTTAAGCCTGATTGACagacgttatttcaaaacaatggccgttattccacaaataatagccattgttttaaaaaatgtttgatATTTGGGGTCCAAATGATGATTGTCCAAAAAACAGGTATCAAACATCCAAAAAAAAGACTGGTAGTCATGTCCCATATTTTATGAAGTAGACgacaataaaataaattttaaggATATGCAGTTTAAATTATTTTTACCTTTAGTTGTGTTTTATAGTCTTTGTAGTTTCCTTTAGTTGAGCAGGAAGGGTCTCTTCTTACTAGGGTGCAGTCTGTAATTTGGTAACACATACTTGGAGTCCCCGATTCTGTCCACTTGTCTATGTGAAGGTCCTTTCTCTTCCTCTGTAATGGGGTAGATGTTCCTTGGAGTATCTTGCTCTACGTCACTTCTGGTTCTCTCATGTCTCCGAAGTGCCGCCATCTTCATAGTGTTCACCGCCAACTTTTTGAAGAAGCTGGAAGTTTCAGGTTGAGAAAATGTCTTATGCTTAATGAAGAACACAATGATGGCTTGATCTATGCTGATTTCCTGGAGGGAAACATCTCGCTTCTTGATCTTTCTTGAGTGCTTGTGATCGGACATATTTACTGATCTCACATCTCCATGGTTGGTCAGTTTCTCTCCCCCTAGAAGACTTTGCTGTATCATCTCAGTTACATTGAATGTCGCCCAGGAAGACTTCAAATTGTTGGGAAAACTTGTCTTCACGGATCCTAAGAAGAGTTTGTTGCCACCACGGTTGGCATGGTAGATGTCCACTGTAACATTGCCCAATTTTGTAAAAGGTGGAAGATGAACCTGAAGCTTAACCATTCTTAGCTCATCATTTCTGGGGACTGTGGAAAGGTCAAAAGTCACTGACCACCAATTATCCTCCACAATGAAATCTGGAAAGGAAATTGAGATGTTAGTAATATCTACTATtctgttttactgtaaaaaataaaagttacccTCTCTACCCATTATTACTACACATCAAAAATATTTGTTAATAAATCAGTTACCAACTTTTTCTATATTATACACCAAATAGATTATAAtattaacaaaaaatatataataagtgACTATAATATTACTTAGATCAAGAGATAAAGTCATATAACATGAAATATTATAGAATATATTATACAAATAACCATAAGAAACCTGACTATAGTAAATCCTGTACTCACCCTTTGCAGAAAGACTCTGGACAGTATCCGACTCCTCCAGGATCTGTTTTTCAGGCTTGTTATCCTCATTATTTCCCATAAGAGTATGATAGAGATTCATCATGTATAAAGGGATCTTAGCTCCATGAGGATGGCTGCCAGCTCTTGGATGAGCTCTTGGTGGATGGAAAGGTCTCGCTGATATCAAGGAGATGAGCATCAAATAGGAGAAGATCTTCATAACCATCTCAGAAGAAGACATCTTTCCCCCAATGTCTTGGTCAGGTAGCTGTGATTCCTGTAGTAGCTCAGGAAGACTGAAGTGATATCTGCAGTAACCCCTGACTTTATATATGAATCCAGAATGGACTGTATGGGATCCTCACACTTCTGACTCTTTGAAGAGTTAAATCCACACATCAATAGATACATGAGCGGAAATCAATCATCTTTATGATTATCATGCTAATTACACTGGTAGGACCCTGATTGATGTTTGTTTATACAACAGATTACTTTCGGTTTCTGTAAAAAATGGATGATATttctgtatgtatctgtatactctcctccccaTTGCCTTGATCTGTTATGGACAGAATCTCAATATGAAGCTCATAAAATTTAATGTTAATATAAAGTACTCTAGTTACCATCCAGACCACGCCCCACCACTTACTATCATCATCAACAATTTCCATTGGGTTTCATAAAGTGTTCAATTTG from Dendropsophus ebraccatus isolate aDenEbr1 chromosome 1, aDenEbr1.pat, whole genome shotgun sequence includes these protein-coding regions:
- the LOC138784197 gene encoding nodal homolog 3-A-like: MSSSEMVMKIFSYLMLISLISARPFHPPRAHPRAGSHPHGAKIPLYMMNLYHTLMGNNEDNKPEKQILEESDTVQSLSAKDFIVEDNWWSVTFDLSTVPRNDELRMVKLQVHLPPFTKLGNVTVDIYHANRGGNKLFLGSVKTSFPNNLKSSWATFNVTEMIQQSLLGGEKLTNHGDVRSVNMSDHKHSRKIKKRDVSLQEISIDQAIIVFFIKHKTFSQPETSSFFKKLAVNTMKMAALRRHERTRSDVEQDTPRNIYPITEEEKGPSHRQVDRIGDSKYVLPNYRLHPSKKRPFLLN